Proteins encoded together in one Synechococcus sp. A15-62 window:
- a CDS encoding rubredoxin produces the protein MSDEQQSVQPVEATEAVEPAIEAVEPAIETASESDPRTHRFECRSCGYVYDPEEGVKKVGIEAGTAFEDLDAMSFRCPVCRSRVAAFRDIGPRAKASGFDENLNFGLGVNRMTPGQKNVLIFGGLALGFAFFLSLYSLR, from the coding sequence GTGAGCGACGAACAACAGTCCGTCCAGCCGGTCGAAGCGACCGAAGCGGTGGAGCCAGCGATCGAAGCGGTGGAGCCAGCGATCGAAACCGCTTCAGAGAGCGACCCACGGACTCACCGTTTCGAATGTCGCAGCTGCGGCTACGTCTACGACCCTGAGGAAGGAGTCAAAAAGGTTGGCATCGAAGCCGGCACGGCTTTCGAAGATCTCGACGCTATGTCGTTTCGTTGTCCGGTCTGCAGGAGCAGGGTGGCCGCTTTCCGCGACATCGGCCCGCGCGCCAAAGCCAGCGGCTTCGACGAAAATCTGAATTTCGGCCTCGGTGTCAACCGAATGACCCCAGGGCAGAAGAATGTCCTGATCTTTGGCGGCCTTGCGCTTGGCTTCGCCTTCTTCTTATCCCTTTATTCCCTGCGCTGA
- a CDS encoding photosynthesis system II assembly factor Ycf48: MKRLLNSASQLLLVLVLGISLSGCVTTHVPTATTSPWEAMDLDTQANPLDVAFTDSRHGYLVGSNRMIRETNDGGAHWNERSLDLPDEENFRLISIDFDGDEGWIAGQPGLLMHSDDGGQNWTRLFLDTKLPGEPYLITALGSHSAELATNVGAVYETHNDGSSWEAKVTDAAGAVRDLRRSEDGSYVSVSGLGNFYATWEPGDSVWQVHQRVSSQRLQSIGFQPDGNLWMVARGAQIRLNDEPGDFDSWSKAIIPITNGYGYMDLAWDDDGAIWAGGGNGTLLVSRDGGDSWENDPVGDRQPSNFTRMVFDGEHAFVLGERGNLLRWVGNAV; the protein is encoded by the coding sequence ATGAAACGTCTGTTGAACTCTGCGTCCCAGCTCTTGCTGGTGCTTGTGCTGGGGATCAGCCTCAGCGGCTGCGTTACCACCCACGTCCCCACGGCCACCACAAGCCCGTGGGAAGCCATGGATCTCGACACCCAGGCCAACCCACTGGATGTGGCCTTCACCGACAGCCGCCACGGCTACCTGGTGGGCAGCAACCGGATGATCCGTGAGACGAACGATGGTGGTGCCCATTGGAATGAACGCAGCCTGGACCTGCCCGACGAAGAAAACTTCCGGTTGATCAGCATCGACTTCGATGGCGATGAAGGCTGGATCGCCGGACAGCCTGGACTGCTGATGCACAGCGACGACGGTGGCCAGAACTGGACCCGCCTGTTCCTCGACACCAAATTGCCCGGTGAGCCATACCTGATCACAGCTCTGGGCAGCCATTCAGCAGAACTGGCCACCAACGTGGGTGCGGTCTACGAGACCCACAACGACGGCAGCAGCTGGGAAGCCAAGGTGACCGATGCGGCGGGTGCTGTCCGCGACCTGCGACGCAGCGAAGACGGCAGCTACGTGAGCGTGAGTGGCCTCGGCAACTTCTACGCCACATGGGAACCGGGTGATTCCGTCTGGCAGGTCCATCAGCGGGTGAGCAGCCAGCGACTGCAGAGCATCGGCTTCCAGCCCGACGGCAATCTCTGGATGGTCGCCCGCGGGGCGCAGATTCGCCTTAACGATGAGCCAGGCGACTTTGACAGCTGGAGCAAGGCCATCATCCCGATCACCAACGGTTACGGCTACATGGACCTGGCCTGGGATGACGACGGCGCCATCTGGGCTGGCGGAGGCAACGGCACCCTGCTGGTGAGCCGGGACGGCGGCGACAGCTGGGAGAACGACCCCGTCGGGGACCGTCAACCCAGCAACTTCACCCGCATGGTATTCGACGGGGAGCACGCCTTCGTGCTGGGTGAGCGCGGAAACCTGCTGCGCTGGGTGGGCAACGCTGTGTAA
- a CDS encoding NAD(P)H-quinone oxidoreductase subunit J, with product MSETPSKKTAASDEAGAVVAPEPGPVSQWLSKQGFDHKSLEPDHLGVEQIGVDAAVLPMIAAALKSNGFDYLQCQGGYDEGPGEQLVCFYHLLAMVEQVEAMAADPSAKLREVRIKVFLNREGTPSLPSIYGLFRGADWQERETFDMYGIQFEGHPHPKRLLMPEDWKGWPLRKDYVQPDFYEMQDAY from the coding sequence ATGAGCGAAACCCCTTCCAAAAAGACTGCCGCCTCGGATGAAGCGGGTGCTGTTGTTGCTCCCGAGCCTGGTCCGGTGAGCCAATGGCTGAGCAAGCAAGGCTTTGATCACAAAAGCCTCGAGCCTGATCATCTCGGCGTTGAGCAGATCGGTGTTGACGCTGCCGTTCTTCCGATGATCGCTGCTGCACTCAAGAGCAACGGTTTCGACTATCTGCAGTGCCAAGGGGGCTACGACGAAGGCCCCGGTGAGCAATTGGTTTGCTTCTATCACCTGTTGGCGATGGTTGAACAGGTGGAGGCGATGGCGGCCGATCCCTCAGCCAAGCTGCGGGAAGTGAGGATCAAAGTCTTCCTCAATCGAGAAGGCACCCCCTCATTGCCGTCGATCTATGGGTTGTTCCGCGGCGCCGATTGGCAGGAGCGTGAAACCTTCGACATGTATGGCATCCAATTCGAGGGACACCCCCATCCCAAACGGTTGCTGATGCCTGAGGACTGGAAGGGATGGCCGCTGCGAAAGGACTACGTCCAGCCCGATTTTTATGAAATGCAGGACGCCTATTGA
- a CDS encoding NAD(P)H-quinone oxidoreductase subunit 3, whose product MFALPGYDAFLGFLLIAAAVPVLALVTNKLVAPKSRAGERQLTYESGMEPIGGAWIQFNIRYYMFALVFVIFDVETVFLYPWAVAFNRLGLLAFIEALIFIAILLVALAYAWRKGALEWS is encoded by the coding sequence ATGTTTGCCCTGCCCGGCTACGACGCCTTCCTGGGGTTTCTGCTGATTGCAGCAGCAGTACCCGTGTTGGCTCTGGTTACCAACAAGCTGGTAGCACCGAAAAGCCGTGCCGGTGAGCGCCAGCTCACCTATGAATCCGGCATGGAGCCCATTGGCGGGGCCTGGATCCAATTCAATATCCGCTACTACATGTTCGCGCTGGTCTTCGTCATCTTCGATGTCGAGACCGTGTTCCTTTATCCCTGGGCTGTGGCGTTCAACCGTCTCGGCCTGTTGGCCTTCATTGAGGCCCTGATTTTCATCGCCATCCTGCTGGTGGCCTTGGCCTACGCCTGGCGCAAAGGCGCCCTTGAGTGGAGCTAG
- a CDS encoding photosystem II reaction center protein L, translating into MERNPNPNNLPVELNRTSLYLGLLFVFVTGVLMSSYFFN; encoded by the coding sequence ATGGAACGCAATCCCAATCCCAACAACCTGCCGGTTGAGCTGAACCGCACAAGCCTGTATCTGGGTCTGCTGTTTGTCTTCGTGACCGGCGTTCTCATGTCCAGCTATTTCTTCAACTGA
- the psbE gene encoding cytochrome b559 subunit alpha — MAAGSTGERPFFEIITSIRYWVIHAVTLPSIFLAGFLFVSTGLAYDAFGTPRPDAYFQASESKAPVVSQRYEGKSELDIRLK, encoded by the coding sequence ATGGCCGCCGGCTCAACAGGAGAACGTCCGTTCTTCGAAATCATCACGAGCATCCGTTACTGGGTGATCCACGCCGTGACACTGCCTTCCATCTTCCTGGCAGGCTTCCTGTTCGTGTCCACCGGCCTTGCTTACGACGCCTTCGGAACACCTCGTCCCGATGCCTATTTCCAGGCCTCAGAAAGCAAAGCTCCTGTGGTGAGCCAGCGCTACGAAGGCAAGTCTGAACTCGACATTCGTCTGAAATAA
- a CDS encoding NADH dehydrogenase subunit K, translating into MSENTSPSIAAVRDLREASCGPIGAPTVTNDLSENVILTSLDDLHNWARLSSLWPLLYGTACCFIEFAALLGSRFDFDRFGLVPRSSPRQADLLIVAGTVTMKMAPALVRLYEQMPEPKYVIAMGACTITGGMFSADSTTAVRGVDKLIPVDLYLPGCPPRPEAIFDAVIKLRKKVGDESLAERRKHQQTHRYMTVSHQMKRVEPVVTGSYLRAESQKAALAAAPAGQTLATDAAVLTPAAEPVES; encoded by the coding sequence ATGTCTGAGAACACATCCCCCTCCATTGCTGCTGTTCGCGATCTGCGCGAAGCGAGCTGCGGTCCGATTGGTGCTCCAACGGTCACCAACGATCTCAGCGAGAACGTCATCCTCACCAGTCTGGATGACCTGCACAACTGGGCTCGCTTGAGCAGCCTCTGGCCTCTCCTTTATGGAACAGCCTGCTGCTTCATTGAATTCGCGGCGTTGCTGGGTTCCCGTTTCGATTTCGACCGCTTCGGTCTGGTTCCCCGCAGTTCCCCTCGCCAGGCCGACCTTCTGATCGTGGCCGGCACCGTGACCATGAAGATGGCGCCCGCCCTGGTGCGGCTTTATGAGCAGATGCCGGAGCCGAAGTATGTGATCGCCATGGGTGCTTGCACCATCACCGGCGGCATGTTCAGCGCTGACTCCACCACTGCAGTGCGCGGCGTCGACAAGTTGATTCCGGTGGATCTTTATCTTCCCGGCTGTCCGCCCCGCCCCGAAGCGATCTTTGATGCCGTGATCAAGCTGCGCAAGAAAGTTGGCGATGAGTCGCTGGCAGAGCGGCGCAAGCATCAGCAGACCCATCGCTACATGACGGTCTCCCACCAGATGAAGCGTGTTGAGCCTGTGGTGACCGGTTCTTACCTTCGGGCTGAATCTCAGAAAGCTGCCCTGGCTGCAGCGCCCGCTGGTCAGACGCTGGCCACCGATGCCGCTGTGCTTACCCCTGCTGCCGAACCTGTCGAGTCATGA
- the psbF gene encoding cytochrome b559 subunit beta, translated as MTQAPPVATTPRNYPIFTVRWLALHTLGIPTVFFLGALAAMQFIRR; from the coding sequence ATGACACAAGCACCTCCCGTCGCCACAACGCCACGCAACTATCCGATCTTCACGGTGCGTTGGCTTGCTTTGCACACCCTCGGCATCCCGACGGTGTTTTTCCTTGGCGCCCTCGCCGCGATGCAGTTCATCCGCCGCTGA
- a CDS encoding photosystem II reaction center protein J: MSGKKSPYPDGRIPDRNPDGTPAVPWRSRWTEGVLPLWLVATAGGMAVLFVVGLFFYGSYTGVGSA, encoded by the coding sequence ATGAGCGGAAAAAAATCCCCGTATCCCGACGGTCGAATTCCCGATCGCAACCCTGATGGCACACCTGCTGTGCCCTGGAGAAGCCGCTGGACGGAAGGCGTTCTTCCTCTCTGGCTGGTTGCCACTGCCGGTGGCATGGCCGTTCTGTTTGTTGTGGGCCTATTCTTCTACGGCTCCTACACAGGCGTTGGCTCGGCCTAA
- a CDS encoding ABC transporter ATP-binding protein, which yields MRDLTMQWGPRPVLDRVNLTLRAGERLAVVGPSGAGKSTVLRLLAGLQLPTSGELRLFNQPQNYLRLDQTDPPDVRLVFQNPALLASLTVEENVGFLLRERAQLSRQEIRDRVHACLEAVGLYDVAHLYAGELSGGMQKRVSFARALIDDPQRGDQSMPLLLYDEPTAGLDPVACTRIEDLIVKTTTVAHGCSVVVSHVRSTIERSAERVVMLYDGMFQWEGSVDAFRTTDNPYVVQFRTGSLRGPMQPAEH from the coding sequence ATGCGGGACCTCACGATGCAGTGGGGGCCTCGGCCTGTTCTCGATCGGGTCAATCTGACCCTGCGTGCGGGGGAGCGCTTGGCTGTGGTGGGTCCATCGGGGGCTGGCAAATCAACGGTTTTGCGCTTGCTGGCTGGTTTGCAGTTGCCCACCAGTGGTGAGCTGCGCTTGTTCAACCAGCCGCAGAACTATCTGCGGCTGGACCAAACCGATCCGCCGGACGTGCGGCTGGTGTTCCAGAACCCCGCTTTGCTGGCATCACTCACCGTTGAGGAAAACGTTGGCTTCCTGCTGCGGGAACGGGCTCAGCTGTCTCGGCAGGAAATCCGTGATCGTGTGCATGCCTGCCTGGAGGCAGTGGGGCTTTATGACGTGGCCCACCTCTATGCCGGGGAATTGAGTGGTGGCATGCAGAAGCGGGTCAGCTTCGCCCGAGCTCTGATTGATGATCCCCAGCGTGGGGATCAGTCGATGCCCCTGTTGCTGTACGACGAGCCCACGGCAGGACTCGACCCTGTGGCTTGCACGCGGATCGAGGATCTGATTGTGAAAACCACCACCGTGGCGCATGGTTGTTCCGTGGTGGTGAGTCACGTGCGCAGCACGATCGAACGCTCTGCGGAACGGGTGGTGATGCTCTACGACGGCATGTTCCAGTGGGAAGGCTCGGTTGATGCGTTTCGCACCACCGACAACCCCTATGTCGTGCAGTTCAGGACGGGTAGCCTGCGCGGACCGATGCAACCGGCGGAGCACTGA
- the yvcK gene encoding gluconeogenesis factor YvcK family protein, giving the protein MMRDQRRRDLMTRSQRAVRWLQPGLVVKRWLLTSGLGLLMALLGAAVWADLKPIYWILETLSWLLGTLTTVLPREITGPLVVLIGSGLLLWGQSRSFGSIQQALAPDKDTVLVDALRAKSRLNRGPNIVAIGGGTGLSTLLSGLKRYSSHITAIVTVADDGGSSGVLRRELGVLPPGDIRNCLAALSTEEPLLTRLFQYRFAAGSGLEGHSFGNLFLSALSAITGNLETAITASSRVLAVQGQVVPATNVDVQLWAELENGQRIEGESNIGHAPSPIVRLGCSPERPPALPRALEAIANADLIVLGPGSLYTSLLPNLLVPELVSAIKRSRAPRLYICNLMTQPGETDGLDVRGHIRAIEAQLASLGIEPRLFNAVLAQDDLPDSDLVRHYQTRGAHPVHCDAEGLRSDGYDVTQVPLQGVRPTATLRHDSRSLALAVMRFYRSHRSQNAA; this is encoded by the coding sequence ATGATGCGTGATCAGCGGCGACGGGATCTGATGACCCGATCCCAACGGGCCGTTCGCTGGTTGCAGCCCGGCTTGGTGGTCAAACGCTGGCTGCTGACCTCCGGCTTGGGCCTATTGATGGCATTGCTTGGGGCCGCCGTCTGGGCCGACCTGAAACCGATCTACTGGATTCTGGAAACCCTCAGCTGGCTGCTGGGCACGCTCACCACCGTGTTGCCCCGCGAGATCACCGGCCCCCTGGTGGTGCTGATCGGCAGTGGCCTCTTGCTTTGGGGTCAAAGCCGCAGCTTCGGCTCGATTCAACAGGCTCTCGCTCCCGACAAGGACACCGTTCTGGTGGATGCCCTGCGGGCCAAAAGCCGCTTAAACCGGGGCCCGAACATCGTGGCCATCGGCGGCGGAACAGGCTTATCGACCCTGCTGAGCGGTCTGAAGCGTTACAGCAGCCACATCACCGCCATCGTCACCGTCGCTGACGATGGCGGCAGCAGTGGGGTGCTCCGGCGGGAACTGGGGGTCCTTCCACCAGGTGACATCCGCAATTGTCTGGCCGCCCTTTCCACCGAAGAGCCACTGCTCACCCGCCTGTTCCAATACCGCTTTGCGGCCGGAAGCGGCCTGGAGGGGCACAGCTTCGGCAATCTGTTTCTCTCGGCCCTCTCAGCGATCACGGGCAATCTGGAAACCGCCATCACGGCATCAAGTCGCGTGCTGGCCGTGCAGGGTCAGGTGGTGCCGGCCACCAACGTGGATGTGCAGCTCTGGGCCGAACTTGAGAACGGCCAACGGATCGAAGGGGAAAGCAACATCGGCCACGCCCCCAGCCCCATTGTTCGTCTGGGCTGCAGCCCTGAACGACCGCCGGCTCTGCCGCGGGCACTCGAAGCGATTGCTAATGCCGACCTGATCGTGCTCGGTCCGGGCAGCCTTTACACATCCCTGCTCCCGAATCTGCTGGTGCCGGAACTGGTGAGCGCCATCAAACGCAGCCGCGCTCCACGGCTCTACATCTGCAACCTGATGACCCAGCCCGGCGAGACCGATGGCCTTGATGTGCGAGGTCACATCCGAGCGATCGAAGCACAGCTTGCCAGCCTAGGTATCGAACCCAGGCTGTTCAATGCCGTCCTGGCCCAGGACGACCTCCCCGATTCAGATCTGGTGCGGCACTACCAAACCCGCGGTGCCCATCCAGTGCACTGCGATGCAGAAGGACTGCGCTCCGACGGCTATGACGTCACCCAAGTACCCCTGCAGGGGGTGCGGCCAACAGCAACACTGCGCCACGACTCGCGCAGCCTTGCTCTTGCGGTGATGCGGTTTTACCGCAGCCACCGCTCCCAGAACGCCGCATAA